From one Humulus lupulus chromosome 8, drHumLupu1.1, whole genome shotgun sequence genomic stretch:
- the LOC133796780 gene encoding beta-glucuronosyltransferase GlcAT14A-like has translation MGSLHMEKKWLFPLAISSVVAIVLLATTLNMGLVSTLPSINTILSIFPSRLTSNETSPVFAESKLTQYPPPPAIVTPKFAYLISGSKGDLEKLWRTLKASYHPLNQYVLHLDLEAPAEERLQLASRVENETLFAEIGNVHVVTKANMVTYRGPTMVANTLHACAILLKRSKDWDWFINLSASDYPLVTQDDLLSTFSYLDRNLNFIEHTSQLGWKEDKRAMPLIIDPGLYLSTKKDIFWVAPRRTLPSAFKLFTGSAWMVLSRSFVEYCIWGWDNLPRTLLMYYTNFVSSPEGYFQTVICNEPEYAKTAVNHDLHYIAWDMPPKQHPHTLTINDTTKMITSNAAFARKFKQDDTALDKIDKDLLGRKKEGFTPGGWCAGSPKCSKVGNPNKLKPGPGAQRLHQLVAKLVVAAKYGQNQCT, from the exons ATGGGGTCCTTGCACATGGAAAAGAAGTGGTTATTTCCTCTAGCTATAAGTTCTGTGGTAGCCATAGTACTCTTGGCCACTACCTTGAACATGGGTCTTGTCTCTACCTTACCTTCAAtcaataccattctttcaatcttCCCATCTCGATTAACCTCAAATGAAACAAGTCCGGTGTTTGCCGAGTCAAAGCTTACCCAATATCCTCCCCCTCCTGCTATTGTAACTCCAAAATTTGCCTATCTGATTTCTGGCTCCAAAGGTGATTTAGAAAAGCTTTGGAGAACTCTTAAGGCTAGTTACCATCCTTTGAACCAATATGTTCTTCATTTGGACCTTGAGGCGCCGGCCGAGGAGAGGCTTCAGCTTGCTTCAAGGGTCGAGAATGAGACTCTTTTTGCTGAAATTGGTAATGTTCATGTCGTTACCAAAGCAAATATGGTAACTTATAGAGGACCTACTATGGTAGCTAATACACTTCATGCCTGTGCTATTCTTCTCAAGAGGAGTAAGGATTGGGATTGGTTTATCAATCTTAGTGCTTCGGATTATCCCCTAGTGACTCAAGATG ACCTTCTTTCCACTTTTTCATATTTGGATCGAAATCTGAATTTCATTGAGCATACAAGCCAGCTTGGTTGGAAGGA GGATAAACGAGCAATGCCATTGATTATAGATCCCGGTCTCTATTTGTCAACCAAAAAAGATATATTTTGGGTCGCACCAAGGCGGACATTGCCATCGGCATTTAAACTATTTACTG GGTCAGCATGGATGGTCCTATCGCGTTCGTTCGTGGAGTACTGTATTTGGGGTTGGGACAATCTACCAAGGACTCTTCTTATGTACTACACAAACTTTGTTTCTTCTCCAGAAGGCTATTTTCAGACTGTTATATGCAATGAGCCAGAGTATGCTAAGACTGCAGTTAACCATGACTTGCACTACATTGCTTGGGATATGCCTCCCAAGCAACATCCCCACACTCTCACAATCAATGACACCACCAAGATGATTACTAGCAACGCCGCTTTTGCTCGAAAATTCAAACAAGATGATACTGCACTTGATAAGATTGATAAGGATTTGCTTGGTCGGAAGAAAGAAGGCTTCACTCCTGGCGGTTGGTGTGCCGGTAGTCCTAAATGCTCTAAGGTTGGTAACCCAAATAAGCTGAAACCAGGCCCTGGAGCTCAGAGACTTCACCAACTTGTAGCTAAGCTAGTTGTGGCAGCTAAGTATGGTCAGAATCAATGTACATAG
- the LOC133796782 gene encoding protein SPA1-RELATED 3 isoform X2, protein MKGSSESTRMKSSSSRELNASRVSNLDLRLPHGGGTGLSGDVLNDSSHREGDDNRVSFVHNDYIQNQVGLSGVCEDEVAVDPFVRAIEWGDISLRQWLDKPDRSVDVFECLHIFKQIVEIVNVAHSQGIVVNNVRPSCFVMSSFNLVSFIESASCSDSGSDNLEDGLNSPTTDPKTSSTSLPDDLCTQKRNPGSEDLQPLRASANAFSETSCMQSSSTYAPRESLVVETEENRNKDRRSAEVEEKKQPFPMKHVLLMETNWYTSPEEATGGSISCASDIYRLGVLLFELFCPSSSREEKSRTMSSLRHRVLPAQLLLKWPKEASFCLWLLHPEPTSRPKMGDFLNEPRDDLEEREAAIELREQVEEQELLLEFLLLIQQRKQEAADKLQDTLSFLCSDIEEVMKQQSILKKKGGSCPDLAKEDNSTSNLPSMNIVIDDDSTSLGSRKRFRPGLRNLHLEECDDNIDGEQKSDSENKESILFRNSRLMKNFKKLESAYFSTRCRPTKQVGKHVIRQSPISSDGKGSVVASERSFVNNLTSKDRSYESRQSGWINPFLEGLCKYLSFSKLKVKADLKQGDLLNSSNLVCSLSFDRDGELFATAGVNKKIKVFECNTIINEDRDIHYPVVEMATRSKLSSICWNSYIKSQIASSNFEGVVQIWDVTRSQVQMEMREHERRVWSIDFSSADPTLLASGSDDGSVKLWSINQGVSIGTIRTKANVCCVQFPLDSGRSIAFGSADHKIYYYDLRNAKVPLCTLVGHNKTVSYVKFVDATNLVSASTDNSLKLWDLSTCTSRVTDTPVHSFTGHMNVKNFVGLSVFDGYIATGSETNEVFIYHKALPMPALQFKFNNFDPHSGNEMDEANQFISSVCWRGQSNTLVAANSAGNIKILEMV, encoded by the exons ATGAAGGGATCCTCTGAGTCTACTCGTATGAAATCTAGCAGTTCTAGGGAATTGAACGCTTCCAGGGTTTCTAACCTCGATTTGAGGCTTCCACATGGTGGTGGAACTGGTTTATCCGGTGATGTATTGAATGACTCTAGCCATAGAGAGGGAGACGATAACAGGGTTTCGTTTGTTCACAATGATTACATCCAAAACCAGGTTGGTTTATCTGGAGTTTGTGAGGATGAGGTAGCAGTGGATCCTTTTGTTCGTGCCATTGAATGGGGTGATATCAGCTTGAGGCAATGGTTGGATAAACCTGACCGGTCAGTTGATGTCTTTGAATGCTTACACATATTTAAACAAATAGTGGAGATTGTGAATGTAGCCCACTCTCAAGGAATTGTTGTCAATAATGTGCGCCCTTCTTGCTTTGTCATGTCTTCTTTCAACCTTGTCTCCTTCATTGAGTCTGCATCTTGTTCTGATTCTGGGTCTGATAATCTCGAGGACGGCTTGAACAGTCCCACGACGGATCCAAAAACTTCATCCACATCCTTGCCTGATGACTTGTGTACACAGAAAAGAAACCCGGGTAGTGAAGATCTTCAGCCATTGAGGGCTTCAGCGAATGCTTTCTCAGAAACAAGTTGCATGCAGTCAAGCTCAACCTATGCACCACGTGAATCATTGGTAGTGGAAACTGAAGAAAATAGAAACAAAGATAGGAGGAGTGCAGAAGTAGAAGAGAAAAAACAACCATTTCCAATGAAACATGTATTGCTTATGGAGACTAATTGGTACACTAGTCCCGAAGAGGCTACTGGTGGTTCAATTTCATGTGCTTCGGACATATACAGACTTGGGGTTCTTCTTTTTGAG TTATTCTGTCCGTCCAGTTCGAGAGAAGAAAAAAGTAGAACAATGTCTAGTCTGAGGCATCGAGTTCTTCCTGCTCAACTGCTACTGAAATGGCCGAAAGAAGCTTCATTTTGTTTATGGCTACTTCATCCTGAACCAACTAGTAGGCCAAAAATGGG TGATTTCTTAAATGAGCCACGAGATGACTTAGAAGAACGTGAAGCAGCCATAGAACTCAGGGAGCAAGTAGAGGAGCAAGAGCTGTTACTGGAGTTTCTTCTACTAATTCAACAAAGAAAGCAAGAGGCTGCGGATAAGTTGCAAGATACTCTCTCTTTCCTGTGTTCTGATATTGAAGAAGTTATGAAGCAACAatcaattttgaagaaaaaaggCGGTTCATGTCCTGATCTGGCAAAGGAAGATAACTCCACATCAAATCTCCCTTCAATGAATATTGTTATTGATGACGATTCTACTAGCTTGGGATCCAGAAAAAGATTCAGACCAGGATTGCGGAATCTTCACTTGGAGGAATGTGATGATAATATAGATGGTGAGCAGAAGTCGGACAGTGAAAATAAAGAGAGCATTCTTTTCAGAAATTCTCGATtgatgaagaacttcaaaaagcTAGAGTCTGCATATTTTTCAACTAGATGCAGGCCTACCAAGCAAGTagggaaacatgtgattaggcaATCACCAATAAGCAGTGATGGCAAGGGTTCTGTTGTTGCAAGTGAAAGAAGTTTTGTCAATAATTTGACATCAAAAGATAGAAGTTATGAGAGTAGACAAAGTGGTTGGATAAATCCTTTCTTGGAAGGTTTGTGCAAGTATCTATCTTTCAGTAAATTGAAAGTTAAAGCAGATTTAAAGCAAGGGGATCTTCTAAATTCTTCAAACCTAGTGTGCTCTCTCAGTTTTGATCGTGATGGGGAATTGTTTGCCACAGCTGGtgttaataagaaaattaaagtATTCGAATGCAACACAATTATAAACGAGGATCGTGATATTCACTATCCAGTGGTTGAAATGGCTACTAGGTCAAAGCTTAGTAGTATATGTTGGAATAGCTATATAAAAAGTCAGATTGCTTCCAGTAACTTTGAAGGTGTGGTTCAG ATATGGGACGTGACAAGAAGTCAAGTGCAAATGGAGATGAGAGAGCACGAGAGGCGTGTGTGGTCAATTGACTTTTCCTCAGCAGATCCAACATTGTTGGCCAGCGGGAGTGATGATGGTTCTGTTAAGCTATGGAGTATCAATCAG GGGGTGAGCATTGGTACAATCAGAACAAAGGCCAATGTCTGCTGCGTTCAGTTTCCCTTGGACTCTGGTCGTTCCATAGCATTTGGTTCAGCAGATCATAAAATTTATTACTATGATCTGCGCAATGCAAAGGTTCCTCTCTGCACATTAGTAGGACACAATAAAACTGTGAGTTATGTCAAGTTCGTAGATGCAACAAATCTTGTGTCGGCGTCCACTGATAACTCTTTGAAGCTTTGGGATTTGTCAACGTGTACATCTCGAGTTACTGACACTCCAGTTCATTCCTTCACAGGTCACATGAATGTAAAG AACTTTGTGGGATTGTCAGTTTTTGATGGTTACATTGCTACAGGATCAGAGACAAATGAG GTTTTCATCTACCACAAAGCTTTACCCATGCCAGCATTACAATTCAAGTTCAACAACTTCGACCCACATTCTGGCAATGAAATGGATGAAGCCAACCAGTTTATTTCTTCTGTTTGTTGGCGTGGCCAGTCCAACACCTTAGTTGCTGCAAATTCTGCAGGGAATATTAAAATTTTGGAGATGGTTTGA
- the LOC133796782 gene encoding protein SPA1-RELATED 3 isoform X1, protein MKGSSESTRMKSSSSRELNASRVSNLDLRLPHGGGTGLSGDVLNDSSHREGDDNRVSFVHNDYIQNQVGLSGVCEDEVAVDPFVRAIEWGDISLRQWLDKPDRSVDVFECLHIFKQIVEIVNVAHSQGIVVNNVRPSCFVMSSFNLVSFIESASCSDSGSDNLEDGLNSPTTDPKTSSTSLPDDLCTQKRNPGSEDLQPLRASANAFSETSCMQSSSTYAPRESLVVETEENRNKDRRSAEVEEKKQPFPMKHVLLMETNWYTSPEEATGGSISCASDIYRLGVLLFELFCPSSSREEKSRTMSSLRHRVLPAQLLLKWPKEASFCLWLLHPEPTSRPKMGELLNSDFLNEPRDDLEEREAAIELREQVEEQELLLEFLLLIQQRKQEAADKLQDTLSFLCSDIEEVMKQQSILKKKGGSCPDLAKEDNSTSNLPSMNIVIDDDSTSLGSRKRFRPGLRNLHLEECDDNIDGEQKSDSENKESILFRNSRLMKNFKKLESAYFSTRCRPTKQVGKHVIRQSPISSDGKGSVVASERSFVNNLTSKDRSYESRQSGWINPFLEGLCKYLSFSKLKVKADLKQGDLLNSSNLVCSLSFDRDGELFATAGVNKKIKVFECNTIINEDRDIHYPVVEMATRSKLSSICWNSYIKSQIASSNFEGVVQIWDVTRSQVQMEMREHERRVWSIDFSSADPTLLASGSDDGSVKLWSINQGVSIGTIRTKANVCCVQFPLDSGRSIAFGSADHKIYYYDLRNAKVPLCTLVGHNKTVSYVKFVDATNLVSASTDNSLKLWDLSTCTSRVTDTPVHSFTGHMNVKNFVGLSVFDGYIATGSETNEVFIYHKALPMPALQFKFNNFDPHSGNEMDEANQFISSVCWRGQSNTLVAANSAGNIKILEMV, encoded by the exons ATGAAGGGATCCTCTGAGTCTACTCGTATGAAATCTAGCAGTTCTAGGGAATTGAACGCTTCCAGGGTTTCTAACCTCGATTTGAGGCTTCCACATGGTGGTGGAACTGGTTTATCCGGTGATGTATTGAATGACTCTAGCCATAGAGAGGGAGACGATAACAGGGTTTCGTTTGTTCACAATGATTACATCCAAAACCAGGTTGGTTTATCTGGAGTTTGTGAGGATGAGGTAGCAGTGGATCCTTTTGTTCGTGCCATTGAATGGGGTGATATCAGCTTGAGGCAATGGTTGGATAAACCTGACCGGTCAGTTGATGTCTTTGAATGCTTACACATATTTAAACAAATAGTGGAGATTGTGAATGTAGCCCACTCTCAAGGAATTGTTGTCAATAATGTGCGCCCTTCTTGCTTTGTCATGTCTTCTTTCAACCTTGTCTCCTTCATTGAGTCTGCATCTTGTTCTGATTCTGGGTCTGATAATCTCGAGGACGGCTTGAACAGTCCCACGACGGATCCAAAAACTTCATCCACATCCTTGCCTGATGACTTGTGTACACAGAAAAGAAACCCGGGTAGTGAAGATCTTCAGCCATTGAGGGCTTCAGCGAATGCTTTCTCAGAAACAAGTTGCATGCAGTCAAGCTCAACCTATGCACCACGTGAATCATTGGTAGTGGAAACTGAAGAAAATAGAAACAAAGATAGGAGGAGTGCAGAAGTAGAAGAGAAAAAACAACCATTTCCAATGAAACATGTATTGCTTATGGAGACTAATTGGTACACTAGTCCCGAAGAGGCTACTGGTGGTTCAATTTCATGTGCTTCGGACATATACAGACTTGGGGTTCTTCTTTTTGAG TTATTCTGTCCGTCCAGTTCGAGAGAAGAAAAAAGTAGAACAATGTCTAGTCTGAGGCATCGAGTTCTTCCTGCTCAACTGCTACTGAAATGGCCGAAAGAAGCTTCATTTTGTTTATGGCTACTTCATCCTGAACCAACTAGTAGGCCAAAAATGGG TGAATTGTTAAACAGTGATTTCTTAAATGAGCCACGAGATGACTTAGAAGAACGTGAAGCAGCCATAGAACTCAGGGAGCAAGTAGAGGAGCAAGAGCTGTTACTGGAGTTTCTTCTACTAATTCAACAAAGAAAGCAAGAGGCTGCGGATAAGTTGCAAGATACTCTCTCTTTCCTGTGTTCTGATATTGAAGAAGTTATGAAGCAACAatcaattttgaagaaaaaaggCGGTTCATGTCCTGATCTGGCAAAGGAAGATAACTCCACATCAAATCTCCCTTCAATGAATATTGTTATTGATGACGATTCTACTAGCTTGGGATCCAGAAAAAGATTCAGACCAGGATTGCGGAATCTTCACTTGGAGGAATGTGATGATAATATAGATGGTGAGCAGAAGTCGGACAGTGAAAATAAAGAGAGCATTCTTTTCAGAAATTCTCGATtgatgaagaacttcaaaaagcTAGAGTCTGCATATTTTTCAACTAGATGCAGGCCTACCAAGCAAGTagggaaacatgtgattaggcaATCACCAATAAGCAGTGATGGCAAGGGTTCTGTTGTTGCAAGTGAAAGAAGTTTTGTCAATAATTTGACATCAAAAGATAGAAGTTATGAGAGTAGACAAAGTGGTTGGATAAATCCTTTCTTGGAAGGTTTGTGCAAGTATCTATCTTTCAGTAAATTGAAAGTTAAAGCAGATTTAAAGCAAGGGGATCTTCTAAATTCTTCAAACCTAGTGTGCTCTCTCAGTTTTGATCGTGATGGGGAATTGTTTGCCACAGCTGGtgttaataagaaaattaaagtATTCGAATGCAACACAATTATAAACGAGGATCGTGATATTCACTATCCAGTGGTTGAAATGGCTACTAGGTCAAAGCTTAGTAGTATATGTTGGAATAGCTATATAAAAAGTCAGATTGCTTCCAGTAACTTTGAAGGTGTGGTTCAG ATATGGGACGTGACAAGAAGTCAAGTGCAAATGGAGATGAGAGAGCACGAGAGGCGTGTGTGGTCAATTGACTTTTCCTCAGCAGATCCAACATTGTTGGCCAGCGGGAGTGATGATGGTTCTGTTAAGCTATGGAGTATCAATCAG GGGGTGAGCATTGGTACAATCAGAACAAAGGCCAATGTCTGCTGCGTTCAGTTTCCCTTGGACTCTGGTCGTTCCATAGCATTTGGTTCAGCAGATCATAAAATTTATTACTATGATCTGCGCAATGCAAAGGTTCCTCTCTGCACATTAGTAGGACACAATAAAACTGTGAGTTATGTCAAGTTCGTAGATGCAACAAATCTTGTGTCGGCGTCCACTGATAACTCTTTGAAGCTTTGGGATTTGTCAACGTGTACATCTCGAGTTACTGACACTCCAGTTCATTCCTTCACAGGTCACATGAATGTAAAG AACTTTGTGGGATTGTCAGTTTTTGATGGTTACATTGCTACAGGATCAGAGACAAATGAG GTTTTCATCTACCACAAAGCTTTACCCATGCCAGCATTACAATTCAAGTTCAACAACTTCGACCCACATTCTGGCAATGAAATGGATGAAGCCAACCAGTTTATTTCTTCTGTTTGTTGGCGTGGCCAGTCCAACACCTTAGTTGCTGCAAATTCTGCAGGGAATATTAAAATTTTGGAGATGGTTTGA
- the LOC133796782 gene encoding protein SPA1-RELATED 3 isoform X3, which yields MKGSSESTRMKSSSSRELNASRVSNLDLRLPHGGGTGLSGDVLNDSSHREGDDNRVSFVHNDYIQNQVGLSGVCEDEVAVDPFVRAIEWGDISLRQWLDKPDRSVDVFECLHIFKQIVEIVNVAHSQGIVVNNVRPSCFVMSSFNLVSFIESASCSDSGSDNLEDGLNSPTTDPKTSSTSLPDDLCTQKRNPGSEDLQPLRASANAFSETSCMQSSSTYAPRESLVVETEENRNKDRRSAEVEEKKQPFPMKHVLLMETNWYTSPEEATGGSISCASDIYRLGVLLFELFCPSSSREEKSRTMSSLRHRVLPAQLLLKWPKEASFCLWLLHPEPTSRPKMGELLNSDFLNEPRDDLEEREAAIELREQVEEQELLLEFLLLIQQRKQEAADKLQDTLSFLCSDIEEVMKQQSILKKKGGSCPDLAKEDNSTSNLPSMNIVIDDDSTSLGSRKRFRPGLRNLHLEECDDNIDGEQKSDSENKESILFRNSRLMKNFKKLESAYFSTRCRPTKQVGKHVIRQSPISSDGKGSVVASERSFVNNLTSKDRSYESRQSGWINPFLEGLCKYLSFSKLKVKADLKQGDLLNSSNLVCSLSFDRDGELFATAGVNKKIKVFECNTIINEDRDIHYPVVEMATRSKLSSICWNSYIKSQIASSNFEGVVQIWDVTRSQVQMEMREHERRVWSIDFSSADPTLLASGSDDGSVKLWSINQAILFFHFGGCQL from the exons ATGAAGGGATCCTCTGAGTCTACTCGTATGAAATCTAGCAGTTCTAGGGAATTGAACGCTTCCAGGGTTTCTAACCTCGATTTGAGGCTTCCACATGGTGGTGGAACTGGTTTATCCGGTGATGTATTGAATGACTCTAGCCATAGAGAGGGAGACGATAACAGGGTTTCGTTTGTTCACAATGATTACATCCAAAACCAGGTTGGTTTATCTGGAGTTTGTGAGGATGAGGTAGCAGTGGATCCTTTTGTTCGTGCCATTGAATGGGGTGATATCAGCTTGAGGCAATGGTTGGATAAACCTGACCGGTCAGTTGATGTCTTTGAATGCTTACACATATTTAAACAAATAGTGGAGATTGTGAATGTAGCCCACTCTCAAGGAATTGTTGTCAATAATGTGCGCCCTTCTTGCTTTGTCATGTCTTCTTTCAACCTTGTCTCCTTCATTGAGTCTGCATCTTGTTCTGATTCTGGGTCTGATAATCTCGAGGACGGCTTGAACAGTCCCACGACGGATCCAAAAACTTCATCCACATCCTTGCCTGATGACTTGTGTACACAGAAAAGAAACCCGGGTAGTGAAGATCTTCAGCCATTGAGGGCTTCAGCGAATGCTTTCTCAGAAACAAGTTGCATGCAGTCAAGCTCAACCTATGCACCACGTGAATCATTGGTAGTGGAAACTGAAGAAAATAGAAACAAAGATAGGAGGAGTGCAGAAGTAGAAGAGAAAAAACAACCATTTCCAATGAAACATGTATTGCTTATGGAGACTAATTGGTACACTAGTCCCGAAGAGGCTACTGGTGGTTCAATTTCATGTGCTTCGGACATATACAGACTTGGGGTTCTTCTTTTTGAG TTATTCTGTCCGTCCAGTTCGAGAGAAGAAAAAAGTAGAACAATGTCTAGTCTGAGGCATCGAGTTCTTCCTGCTCAACTGCTACTGAAATGGCCGAAAGAAGCTTCATTTTGTTTATGGCTACTTCATCCTGAACCAACTAGTAGGCCAAAAATGGG TGAATTGTTAAACAGTGATTTCTTAAATGAGCCACGAGATGACTTAGAAGAACGTGAAGCAGCCATAGAACTCAGGGAGCAAGTAGAGGAGCAAGAGCTGTTACTGGAGTTTCTTCTACTAATTCAACAAAGAAAGCAAGAGGCTGCGGATAAGTTGCAAGATACTCTCTCTTTCCTGTGTTCTGATATTGAAGAAGTTATGAAGCAACAatcaattttgaagaaaaaaggCGGTTCATGTCCTGATCTGGCAAAGGAAGATAACTCCACATCAAATCTCCCTTCAATGAATATTGTTATTGATGACGATTCTACTAGCTTGGGATCCAGAAAAAGATTCAGACCAGGATTGCGGAATCTTCACTTGGAGGAATGTGATGATAATATAGATGGTGAGCAGAAGTCGGACAGTGAAAATAAAGAGAGCATTCTTTTCAGAAATTCTCGATtgatgaagaacttcaaaaagcTAGAGTCTGCATATTTTTCAACTAGATGCAGGCCTACCAAGCAAGTagggaaacatgtgattaggcaATCACCAATAAGCAGTGATGGCAAGGGTTCTGTTGTTGCAAGTGAAAGAAGTTTTGTCAATAATTTGACATCAAAAGATAGAAGTTATGAGAGTAGACAAAGTGGTTGGATAAATCCTTTCTTGGAAGGTTTGTGCAAGTATCTATCTTTCAGTAAATTGAAAGTTAAAGCAGATTTAAAGCAAGGGGATCTTCTAAATTCTTCAAACCTAGTGTGCTCTCTCAGTTTTGATCGTGATGGGGAATTGTTTGCCACAGCTGGtgttaataagaaaattaaagtATTCGAATGCAACACAATTATAAACGAGGATCGTGATATTCACTATCCAGTGGTTGAAATGGCTACTAGGTCAAAGCTTAGTAGTATATGTTGGAATAGCTATATAAAAAGTCAGATTGCTTCCAGTAACTTTGAAGGTGTGGTTCAG ATATGGGACGTGACAAGAAGTCAAGTGCAAATGGAGATGAGAGAGCACGAGAGGCGTGTGTGGTCAATTGACTTTTCCTCAGCAGATCCAACATTGTTGGCCAGCGGGAGTGATGATGGTTCTGTTAAGCTATGGAGTATCAATCAGGCAATTCTATTTTTCCACTTTGGTGGATGTCAGCTTTGA